The Leptospira saintgironsiae genome contains the following window.
AGGATCTCTCTGACTGCTAAACCATCTCCTCCACCCAAAACTAATACTCTTTTTGGATTTGGATGAGATAGAAGGGCGGGATGCGCTAATGTTTCGTGGTATCTATACTCATCCCTGGAGCTGAATTGCAAATGCCCATTCAGAAAAAGTCTAAGCTCACTTTTATATTTAGTGACTATGATCTTTTGAAAATTGGTTTGTTTAGAATAGATTATCTCATCTGAAAAAAGATTTTCTTCACTATAATAAGTGATCATCTCAGAAAATGCGAAACCTAATCCGAGTAAGGTCAATACAAGTGCGGATTTTGCTCTCAATAGGTTTTTATGTTTTTCGGAAAGGGGTAGGACAAATGTTCCCCATAAAGCTGTTCCAGCATTTAATAAGCCAAAAAAGAAGGAAGTCCTTACCATTCCCAATTTAGGAGCGAAGAAGATCGGAAATGCCAGAGAAGCCAGAAGCGCTCCCGCGTAATCCAAACTAAGCACCTTGGAAACCATATCACGAAATCCTAATTTATTTTTTAGGATGCGTAGAAGTAGAGGTATCTCCATTCCTACCAAGGTTCCGACTGCAACTACGATACTAAAAAGTGGGATTTGGAAAATTCTAGTCTGTCCGAAACTTAAAAACAAAATTGCTGCACTGAACCCGCCTAATAACCCTAATGCGAGTTCTACATCTAAAAATTTAGGGATTAGATCTTCTATTAGGTATCTGGAAAGCCAACTTCCGATTCCCATGGAGAATAGATAAACTCCGATGACTAGTGAGAACTGAGTGACTGTTTCTCCGAGCAAGTAACTTGCCACAGTGCC
Protein-coding sequences here:
- a CDS encoding polyamine aminopropyltransferase: MQRALLISVLILSSCGLVYELLAGTVASYLLGETVTQFSLVIGVYLFSMGIGSWLSRYLIEDLIPKFLDVELALGLLGGFSAAILFLSFGQTRIFQIPLFSIVVAVGTLVGMEIPLLLRILKNKLGFRDMVSKVLSLDYAGALLASLAFPIFFAPKLGMVRTSFFFGLLNAGTALWGTFVLPLSEKHKNLLRAKSALVLTLLGLGFAFSEMITYYSEENLFSDEIIYSKQTNFQKIIVTKYKSELRLFLNGHLQFSSRDEYRYHETLAHPALLSHPNPKRVLVLGGGDGLAVREILKYPSVESITLVDLDPEMTRIFSEQPILTEINGSSLKNPKVKVQNADAFLWLEESSSVFDVVLIDFPDPSNFSIGKLYSTAFYRSLKRRLNEFSVVEIQSTSPLFARMSFWCVEATLKESGFNTRALHVYVPSFGEWGFILGSVGKLGGYRKDLPAGLKFLNETELKSISEFPQDMSRVPTEPNRLDNQSLVRYYDQEWNRILD